The Meiothermus sp. genome segment CTGCTGGGATAGGGCCTGAAGCCGTGCCGGTACAAGTTTATCGGCCTTGCGCAGCTCGCGCACCCAGGTCTGCCACCACGGGGGTGCCTCCGGCTTTGGGATTAGCTGCTGGGCCCAGAACTGAAAGCTGCATTCGCTATAGCGACGCAGGTCTTCTACCCGGGGTGGCCCCAGGTTCACCAAGCCCAGGGGGGCCTGGTAGCCCTCGGAAGGGGCCGACTCCAGCAGGCTGGCCAGGGGCAGCCTGGGCAGATAGGGCGGCGGGTGCCTGCCCACCAGGGCCGGCTCGGGCTCGAGGGGCCCCTCCTGGCTGGCCTCGGGGTAAGTGATGATTACCTCGTCGGCGCGGGCTCGGAGTTCCTGCAAAAGCAAGCGATCCCGCCCCAAAAAACGCTTGGGCAAGAGGCCGCCAGCTTGCCGGAGGGCTTCCTCCAAACCCATGCGCCATTCCTCGGGCACGAAGTAGTCTTCTTGTTCGCCGGTACTGTAAGCCCCCTCCACCGCGTAGCTCAGGTAAAGCTTCTTCCAGCGCTGCCCTGAGGCCAGGGTAGGCGTAAGCAGGGCCACCCCCCCTGGCGGACGGTGCGGCTCGTAGGTCTCGGCCAGCAAGGCCGCCCACCAGTGACGAAAATCGGGGCCGGTGGCGATGCGGTGAGCCTCCAGGGCCCGCTCCATCAGGGTGGCCCGGCGCGGGCTGTGGCGCACCTCCGGCAGGGAGTCGAGCAGTTCTTCGGCCCAGGCCAGCGAGGACTGCTGGGAGATGGCACCGCGGTTGTCGAAAGCCGACCCATCCTCGCCAGGGGACTTGAGGCGCGAAAGCCAGGCCATCCACAGGTCGTAAAGCCCCAGTTCTGCCGCCAGCCGGGCAATGGCGGCATTGCCCACCAGGCTGCGCTCGAGGGCCGCCCGGCCCAGGGGGGCCAGGTCGGGCACGGACAGCAGGCGAGAAGGGGTGGGGTAGTCGGGCAGCTCCAAAAGCTCGAGCAAGAGCCGCCCCTCGGGGGTGTCGGCGGCGCTGCGGGGGCGGTAATCCACCAGGGGCAGGCCGTACTCGTCGGCCAAAGTGAGCAGGGCCGGAATCCGGGACTCCGGCGCCACCACGGCCACCTCGAGGGCCTTATAACCCAAAGCCAGGTCGCGCTTGAGGGCCCGCATCACCCAGCGGGCCTCGCTCACCGGGTTCTGGGCGCGGTAGATTTGCGTCTGGGTAGGGCGGGGGTGCAGCGCCGCATCGGGCGAAAGGCCGGGCGGGGCCTCCGGCAGCCCAACCCAGACCGGCACGTGCACCGAAAGCGCCTGCAACAGTCGAAGTTCCAGTACACCCAGTTCGCGGAAGCCGTCCACCACCACCAGGTCGGGCTCGAGGCCGATGGGCGCGGGCTTGCTGCGCGAAGAGGCGGACTCCACAAACTGCACAGGCCTCGTCTGACGCTCGAGCTGCACCGGTCCTTGCTCCAGCAAGGCCAGCGCCCCGGCGCGAAAGTCGTCATAGTCCCAGCGACCCCAGACGGTTTTGAGTTCCTCGTAGCGGGCGTAGACCTTTTGCAAGCGCCGGGCCTCGGGGCCCAGCGGGGGTATCTGCTGGGGCGCCACCCCGTTGCGCTTGGCCTCGGCAATGACGCGGGTAAACAAGCGGGCCTCGCCCGGGCTGGGCAGGGGGCCTTCGCCAGATATCAGCGCCTCCCCCACCAGCGCCACCCGGCTTGGCCCGGTCAGAATGGGTTTTAGGCCAAAGCTGGCAGCCAGCAGCCGATAGTAAAGCTGCTGCGAGGTGAGCACCTCGAGGCCCAGCACCGCGCCGTTCTCGGTTGCGCGGCGGTAAACGTAGGCTTTTTGCGCCGGCAAGCAGACCCACCAGACCCGCTTGCGCTGTTGCAGGTAGGTGTACGCGAGCTCGAGCAGGCGGGTGGTTTTGCCGGAGGCCGGAGGGCCGACAATCAGATGCACAGCTTCACTATATCGGCCCCCTCACAGGCCCGTGAAGCTACCGAATCGCGGGCTCTAGCACAGGAAACCGCACCGGCGAACGCTGGTAAGCCGCCAGCCAACGGGGGTCTGACAGGGGTTCTAAGTTCCGCCCCAACACCAGCACCCCCACCACCCGGCCCTGGTGGGTTAGAAAGCAGCGGTAGCCCCTGGGCTCACTCACATACCAGTTGCCCAGATTGAGGGTCTGGGTCACCCCCTCAAAGCGTCGGGCAAGCTGGTTGCGCAATCGCAGGGCATCCTGCACGGGGCGATCAACCACCACCACCGCGATGTCCTCGAGGCCCAGCGGCACCGGGGTCAGGTCTATGTTTACCGTGAGGCGCGACACCGGCACGCCGTCTGCCGCCAGCACCACCCGCAGCAAGAAGCGCTGGGGCGCCGCCCGCTCGGCATAGGCAAACTGGGGGCGCAGGTTCTGGAAAAGGGTCATGCAGCGTTCCATCACCAGTGGATCGCTCGGTTGAGCCCAGCCCAGTGCCCCAAGGCTCCAGACCCACAGGGCTATGGTCGGCGGAATGGCCCTGCGCCACACGGCTTCTCCCCTACTCCCGCACCCCGAAGAGCGAGCCCAGGCACATCTCGTCGGTAGTCCCCTCACCCCAGGTCATATAGCGGGGCGGCAAGATCTCCCCACCCGGGCCAGGGATGGCCGACTTATTGTCGTGGACGCAGGTAACCCGCACCCGGTCGCCCTGGCGCAGCCGGAGGGGGGTCTGGTACCAGTACTCGCCCTGCCACTGGAAGTTCCACTGGGGAATGTAAAAGAGCGTCCGGGCCCCCGCCGTGCCGGGGTTGACCTCCACCTTGAACTCCACCCCCCGCAGGTGCATGTGGGCGGTCACGCCGTAGACCTCCATGGCGCTTTGGGTTGTCCAGTCGCAGGAGGTGGCCTGACGGCTGCCATCGCCCACGTTGCGCTGGGCGTAGCCCTCGATGGAGGTGTTGCACAGCAGGTGAATCCAGTCGGCAATAAAGCCCAGCTCGGTTCTGGCTCGAGCGTACTCGCGGGTGCACTGTTCCCCGGTCAGGCCAGGCGGGCATTTGATTTCCACCGGGGCGGCCAGGGTCATGCCCACCAGGCGCTTGAGCTGCACCCCTTGGGGGGCCAGGTACAAAGCCATCTGGGTGGCGTCGGGGTTGGCGCCCGAGGCGGTGTTGTAGTGCACCTGCATCACCACCCGGCTGCCGGCCCGCAGGAGCCGTCCCGTGCCCTCCGGCAGCAGGGTGGCTCCTCCACCAGGCACCCAGAAGCCCAGTATGCCGCCGATGCTGCGGGGGTCGCTGCTCAGGCCCGGCCCGCCAAAACACTTCCAGCCGGGGCCGGGCTCGGTGCGGTCTTTGGCCAGGGCGGCCTCCACCATATCGGGGCCGATCAGGAACAAGATCACGTGATGCACGCTGCGCTTGTCACCCGGAATAATCTTGTAGCCGGTCATGTAGGTGTCGCGGTCGAACGTTGCAGGCATCAGGAAGCAGCGATAATCGTCCTGCAAGGCATCGTCGGGGGTGTAGGGGGGGTTCAGTGTGGCCACCAGGTCAGGCTGTGGAGCGGGCACGGCTGCTTTAGCAGCTACCGGCCTGGGGTCACCCAACGGCGCACCTGCCTGGGCCCAGGCAATCAGGGCAGCCTTGGCGCTGGCGGAAAGCTTACGCTCGTCCTTCAGGGGGGGTGTGCCCGCGCCGGGGGGCCAGGGCGGCATCCGGCCCTGCTTCACCGAGTCGGCAATGGCCGCAGCCATGTTGCGGGCCCAGCGGGCATCGTCGAGGGGAAAGGGCGCAATACCCCCTTCGGCATGACAACCCGCGCAGTTGGCTTGCAGAATCTCGGCCACTTCCCCGTAGTAGGTAGGGGGTTGGGCGGGCCCGGCTGCAATGGAACCCAGGGCCAAAAAAATCAGCAGCGGCAAACGTTTCGGCATATTTACCTCAGCAGTTGGGCGATTTCTTCCTTCAGCTTAGCGGTGGAAAGGCGGCTGACCCCATAGAGCATCCGTACCAACCGCCCCTGGGCGTCCAGCAGGGCCATGGCGTCGGTATGAAAAATCAGCCGCCCACCGGGGGCCAGGTTGTACTCGACGCTGGCGGCCTCGGCAATGGGGCGGATGGCTTCGGGCCTGCCGGTCAGGCCCTGTACCGGCGCAAAACCCCGCAGATATTTTTGCAGCGTTTGGGGGGTGTCGCGCTCGTCCACGCTCAGGAGCAGTAACCGCAGGTGGGGTGGGGCGCCCAGGGCCTCGTAGGCGGGTAGCAGGCGGCCCAGCGTGAGGGGGCAGGCGTCGGGGCACTGGGTGTAGCCAAAGAGCACCACCGCCGGGCCCTTAGGCGGAAACACAAACGCCTTGTTCTCGTGCGAACGCAGTTCCACGCTGGGGAGCGCTCTGGGCGGCTTGAAGTCGGCCACCCCCGGCCCGGAGGCAGGCAGATAATGCCCCCCGTGCGCCCAGACCAGGCTAAAAAGCCCCAAAAGAAAGATGCTGCGTAGAGGCGGTTTCACCTTCACCATCATGACCGGAACCAACCCAAAAGAGAATCGGATAACGCAGGGTGTAATGCAGCGGAAGTCGGAGGACGCAGTTTTCAAGTCGGGCTGGCCCCTGCTTGTCTTCGGCCAAAACACGACTTCCCCGGGTTCCTGCCTCTTTAGGCTAGCACCGCTCACTGAAACCAGGCTGAAGCCAAAGATACCTACCCCACCACCTCGAGCCTTGCGTAGCGCAGGGCCAGCTTACGAACCCCATCGGCAAAAGCCACCGTAGCCACGCCGTCTTCCAGACTCACCACCAACCCGGTGCCAAACTGGATGTGCTTGACCTTTTGGCCGGGTTTGAGGGCGGGGGGGCCGCTCTGGGCCGGGCGCTTGAGGAGGAAGCGCTCGAGGTCAGCAAACTCGCCTTCTGGCCCCTGGCCCGGCTCCACATCGAAGGCTTCCCAGAGGGTTTTGGCCTCGAGGCTAAGCCCCAGCGCCTCCAGCCAACCGGCCTGCTCGGCCCGGGCAAAAAGCCTCAGTACCTTGGCGGCAACCCCAGGCGCCTGCGGGGCGTTCCACCACTGGTACAAGTAGCGCTCGAGGCCCAGCTTGTGTGCTCCCTGGGCCAGGGCCAGGGTCTGGGCCGTAGAAAGTTCTTCGGCCCAGAGGGCCAGGGCCTCCCCCATCCGCTCCACGGCCCCCAGCACTTGCAGGTGCTCGGCTTCCTTCAGAAAAGGCGATAAGGGCAGGCTGGAAAGGGCGTACAGGTAGGTGTGCTGGGCGCTTCGGGTCAGGGCTACGTAGAAGAGGCGGCGTTCTTCCTCGAGGTTCTGCGAACCGCTATAGGGCAGGGTGCCCTCGTTGCAGTCGGGGATGAAGACCAGGGGCCACTCGAGGCCCTTGGCCCGGAAGATGGTCATCAGGCTCACCCGCTCGCGGGTGTCCTGGGCCGGGTCGCCCAGGTGTTCCTGGGCCAACAGCTCGATGTGCCGTAGCAGGGCGCCCACGCTGCCCTTGTCGCGGACATACTCCAAAAAAGCCCGCACCCCCTCGGCCTTGCCCGCCCCCACCTCGTAGAAACCCGAGGAACGCAACAGATGGCGGCAGTAGTCCAGACGGGCCTCGAGCGCCTCCAGCACCGCGTAGGCTGGGCTTCGCTCCAGCACCGCGCTCAGCCACGTAAACAGCTCGGCCAGCTCGTGCAGACGCCTACCAACCCGCTCCTCTGCACCCGCCGCCTCGGCTTTGAGGGCCTCCACCAGCGAGGCCCCCGGCTCCACCCGTCGCCAGACGGCATCGGCCAGGGCACGGCTCAGGTAACGCTTGGGGGTGTTGTAGATTTGCAGCCACAAACGCTTATGTTCTTCTTCCAAGCCCCCTTGGGCCAGGCGCAGGTAGGCCAGAAGCCCCTGGATCTCCGGACGCTGATAAAAGGGCGGGCTGCCCACCACCCGGTAGGGAATTTGCCGCTCGATCAGGGCCTGCTCGAGGTAAGGGGTCTGGGCATAAAGCCGCACCAGCACCACCATCTCGGCTGGCCGGCGGCCCTCCGCGAGCAGACCGGCTATGTCGCTTACCAGGCTTTGCGCCTGGGCGGGCATGTGGGGCTCCATCCGCAGGTGCACCCGGCCCGCAAAACCCCTGGTCAGGCTCAGGCGCTTGGGCTCGCGCTGCTGGTTCTGCGCAATCACCCGCCCGGCCAGCGCCACCTGCGGCGCCGGGCAGCGGAAGCTGTCGCGGATCAGGTATTTTTTCGCCTGATAGCGCTGGGCAAACTCCAGGATGAAGCGGGGGCTGGCGCCCCGCCACTCGTAGATGGTCTGGTCGTCGTCGCCCACGGCCATGTAGTTGCGGTGCGGGGCGGTAATCAGGTCAAGCAGCTCCGACTGGGCCAGGTTCACATCCTGAAACTCGTCCACCAGCACCGCTTGAAAAGCCTTTTGTACGGTTTGCAGGATGCCCGGGTAGCGCACCAGCACCTCCCAGCCCTGCAGCAGCATGTCGTCGAAGGTAAGAAGCCCTTCGGCCCGCCGCACCTGCTCAAAGAGCCGGTACAGCTCCAGGTACCACTCGAGCTCCCGGGGCGCTTCGGCCTGCGAGGCAACCTGGAGGGCCGCCGGAGGCAGACTGGCCCCCTTCAGGTCGGCGTATTGCAGGTTGCCCTTGCAGGCCCCCACATAGCTCAGGAAGTCCTCGGGCTCGAGGTTCTCCAGCTCGGGTGCCCAGGACAGTTTCAGGTCTCGAGCCCGCCGCAGGGTGCGCTGCAAGAGGGCCTGCTCCGAGCCCTCTTCCTTCAGCTCGGCCAGCTTCAAAAGCCCCTCCGAAGCGGCCTTGCGCACAATGCGGTAGCCCAGGGCGTGCAGGGTGGAGACCTGCACCCCGTGGGTGTGGGGCCAGCGCGTGAGCGCGCGCCTGAGGTCGTCCACTGCCATGCGGCTAAAGGAAGTAGCCAGAATCCTGCGCGGCTCAAAAACCCGCTCGCGCACCAGGCGCTCCAAGCGGTGCACCAGCGCGGTGGTCTTGCCCGCCCCCGCCACCGCAAACACCAGCGCAGGCCCCTCGTTGTGGGCCACGATGGCTTGCTGTTCGTCGGTCAGGCGCAAGGACACAGTCGGAATAGTCTACTCAACACCACGTTATTCCTTATGCTAATGGCTTATAGTTGTGAGGCAAAACGCGACGGAAAAGAGCTTCACGCAAACCGGTATAGCTTCCCACCCAGCGTGGCCACAAAAAGGGCCCCCCGGTAGGGCAGGGGCGGCACCTGGATGGGGCCCAGGCCGGTGGCCTCGAAAAGCAGACGCCCGCTCTGGGTGTCTACGCCCAGCAGCCGGCCTTCCTCGGTGCCCAGGTAGAGCACCCCGTGGGCAATGGAGAGCCCCGCCGTCACCTGGCCGACCTCGAGCTTCCACACCTCGTCGCCGGTTTTTTGGTTCAGGGCGTACAGTGTGCCGGCCCAACTCGCAGCGTACAGATGCCGGTCGTCCAGGGCCGGTGCGCCCCAAAGCTCGCCCTCGAGGTCGAAGCTCCACTGCACCTCGCGGGTCAGAGGATCGAAGGCGTGGATTTCTCCGGCCCAGGTGGGAATGAACAAGAGCCCCCCCCGGGCCGGCAAGGCCGTGTGCACCGCCCCTGTCTCCACCTTGTAGCGCAGGTGGCCGCTCAGGGGGTCGAGGGCATACAGCCAGCCGCCCTCGCTGGCCACAAACAACAAACCCCGGTAGAGCGTGGGCGAGGCCGAAAGCTCGCTCCCGGCCTGGAAACCCCAGCGCAGGGTGCCGCTGGCCTCGAGGGCATACAAAAAGCCATCGCGCCCAGCCAGGTAGATGAGGTCGGCTACCAGGGGTGCGGCGGTAATCTCGGCACGGGTAGGAAAACTCAGGATGGGCCGGCCGGAGAGCGACATCCCGGTCAGGCGGCCATCCCAGGCCGCCACATACACCCGCTCCTCGGTCACCACCGGCGGGGCCGAGACCTCGTCGCCTAGGCGCTGGCGGTAGACCGAGCCATCGGTCAGGTCGATGCGGGCGATGCCCTGCCCCGCCCCCACCCAGAGGCTGCCCTCGCGGGCTACGAGCTCTCCCGGCCAGGCCACCTCGCCCGAAAGGTCGTAGGTGCCGCGGAGCTCGAGTTTTTCAGGCCGGGCCGGGCCGGTGGGGTAGTGCCCGCTGCGGCTGGCCCCCGCCCGGGGCGTGGCCGAGAGGCTCTCGCGGTAGCGGCGCAGAGTTTCTTCCAGCACCGCGTGGGCCGTGGCCGCATTGGCCGGGCGTTCGCCGGGGGTTTTTTGTAAGAGCGCCTGAATCAGGCTAGCTACCTCGTCCGGAATGGCCGGGTTCAGGCTCTGGGGCGGCCGGGGAGGCTCGTAGACGTGCTGGTAGAGCACCGACTGGTCGTTCTCTCCCTCGAACAGGGGCTGGCCGGTAAAGGTGCGGTAGAGCACCGCGCCAAAGCTGTACAGGTCGGCCTGGGGAGTAAGGGAGAGGCCCTTGGCCTGTTCGGGGGCCATATACTCAGGGGTGCCCACGGTAATGCCGGTGCGGGTAAAGTGACGGCTTTCCTGCATCAGGTAGGCCAGGCCAAAGTCCATGACCTTAGGCTGGCCTTCGGGCGTAACCAGGATGTTGCGCGGGGTCAGATCGCGGTGGATCACGCCCCGGTGGTGGAGGTGCCCCAGGGCTTCCAGCACCCGCGCCGAGGCCGTGAGCAGGCGCAGGCCCTCCAGGCCATCTTCGAAGGGGCCCAGGCGGTCGTAGCTACCGCCCTCGACCAGCTCCATCACGAAGTAGGTGCGCCCCTCTTCCTCACCTAGATCGAATATCTGCACCACGCCCGGGTGGGAGAGCTTGGACAAAGCCTTGACCTCGCGGAAAAAGCGGTTGCGCTCGCTGGGGTGCAGGTAGGCGTGCAGAATCTTGACAGCTACCGGGCGATCCATACGCTCATCGGTAGCCCGCCAGACCTCGGCCATGCCCCCCTCGCCCAGGGGGGCCACAAGCCTGTAGCGTCCGGCCAGTTTCACCTTATCCATGGTACTCATGGGCTATGCAACCATTATGGAGCCAGCAAGCTCTAGCCGGCGTCAGTCCAAGCGGTCGCCGGGCCTGAGGCGCGCGCCCCGCGCCCAGTCTACGGCAGGCATGGGCTTTTTCCCTTCAGGTTGAACCTCGAGCAGCCGGATATAACCCTCGCCGGTAGCTACTACCAAGCCCTGGCCCATCTGCACCACCGTTCCCGGCACCCGCATCTGGGTATTCGCTGAATCCTCGACGCATGACATACGTGTCACTTTCACCCGCTTACCCTGGTGCTCGAACCAGCTACCCGGCCAGGGCTCTACCCCCCGGTAGCGGTTGTAGATTTCCAGGGCAGTGCGCTCCCAGACAATTTTACCGTCGTCCTTTTGCAGCATGGGCGCGTGGGTCCCCTCGGGGGGCTGGGGGGCGGGTTGCAGGCGCTCGAGGTCGGCCAGGGCATCCAGGAGTAGCTCGATACCTTTGTCGCGCAAGCGGTTGGCGAGTTCTACCGCGGTCTCGTGGGGTTCGACGGCGGTGCGCCACCTCGCCACCACCGGGCCGGTGTCCATGCCCACATCGGTCTGCATGATGCAAACTGCCGTTTCGGTCTCGCCGTTGATGAGCGTCCACTGCACCGGCGCGGGGCCCCGGTACCTGGGCAGGTCGGAGGGGTGCAGGTTCAAAAAGCCAAACCTGGGAACCTCCAGCAACTCGGCGGGGAGGATTTTGCCATAGGCCGCCGTTACAGCGACCTCGAGGCCCAGGCTTTGGAATAGCGCCAGGAACTCGAGGTTTTTGCGAAGCCGCACAGGTTTCTCCACCCGCAAGCCGCTTGCCTCGGCCCAGGCGGCCACCGGGCAGGGGGTCAGGCGCAAACCCCGCCCGGCAGGCTTGTCGGGCTGGGTCACCACCAGCACCACTTCGTGGTGACGGTGCAGGGCTTCCAGCACCGGCACGGCCCAGGCTGGCGAGCCAAAAAAAGCAAGACGGCGGCGCAGGGGTTGAGAGGTCATGATGGGTTGTTCAGAAGGCAGCAGATCGTTGACTAAAGGCTCTCGACCATCGACCATTGACCTTACCTGGTTTGTCCCAACCGCGCAGCCTCCTCGCGCAAAAAGGCCTTGGCCTGCCGCTGAAACTCGGCCAGGTCTTCGCGGTGTTCTTCCAAAAACTTTTGCTTATCGGCAAAGGACATCCGCTGGAAGAAGAGGATGCCGTCGAGGTGGTCAATCTCGTGCTGCATGACCACCGCCAGGTAGCCCTCGGCCTCGAGCACCTTCTGTTCGCCCTTCTCGTTCTGGTACTCGACCCGCACCTGCAAATCGCGCTGGGCCCCTTCGGCATAGAGGCCCGGTAGTGAAAGGCAACCCTCGGTGATGGACTGCTGGCCGGCGCGGTAGGTGATGACCGGGTTCACCATCACATAAAGCGACTTGACGCGGGTTTTGAGGTCGGCCTCGGGGCCTTCTTCCTCTCCCTCGTCGTCCAGGTACTCGGCAGCCACAAACAACCGCTGGCCAATGCCGACCTGGGGGGCAGCCAGCCCCACCCCCCTTGCTTCGAACATGGTCTCGAGCATGTTCTCGGCCAGACTGGGTATACCGCTAAAATCCTGCACCGGCAGGGCTTTTCTCTTCAGGATGGGGTCGCCGTACAGGCGAATGGGGAGAATCTCAGCCATTGTGGATTATTGTCTATGGTCTCTGGGCGATTGTCTATTGCTGGGTCACCTTGCCCAAAGTATTCACAATAACCACCCCAGCCAGAGCGATTCCACCCCCCACCAGGGCCAACACCCCCGGCACCTCCCCCAGCCAGAAGTAAGCAATCAGGGTAGCGAACACCGGGGAGACGTACAGAAAACTGGTCACCTGCGACGCCGGAGCCCGGCTCAGGGCGTAGTTCCAGGTCAGGTAGGAAAGCGCACCCGGCACCACACCCAGGTACACCACGCTCCCGGTGGCCTGAGCCGAGGCGGCTTGCATCTCGGCCCAGAGGCCCGGCCAGAACACCAGCAGCGGCAGCGTTCCGGCCCAGATGGTGTAGGCGGTGAAGTTGAGGGGGTTGTATTTTCGCACCAGTTTGCGCTGAAACACGAAGTAGACCGAGGTCACGAAGGCCGCAAGCACAATCAGCAAGGCCCCCGGCTCCAACTGAAAGCTGCCCGGGTGGTTGCCCACGGCGATCAGGGCTACGCCGGTAAAAGCCACCGCAATGCCCAACCAGCCCCAGGCCGAAAGCCGTTCGCGCAGGAAAAAATAAGACATCAGGGCCACAAACACCGGCCCTACTGCAATCAGGAGCGCCGCCGGCCCGGCCTTCACGGTGACCTGGCCAAAGTTGAGGGCCGTGTGGTAGGCAGTGATGCCCAAAAACCCCAGGCCCAGGATGGCGGGCCAGTCCCTCCGTTCGGGTAGGGGCATCCGCACCCACAAAGCATAGACCACCATCGCCGCCGAGGCCACCAGAAAGCGCAGCAGGGTCAGGTGAGCCGGGCTATAGTCTTGAAGGCCCGCACGTATCCCGGCAAAGGCCGAGGCCCAGGGCAGGATGGTAAGGCCAATCGCCAGAAGGACTCGTGAATCCACCGGGGGATAGTAGCATATCGTTAGAGCCCATGACCCACGGTATGCTCGAGTTCATCCGCCACCAGAACGCAGAGGGCGCTCGCTCAATGGTTATCGGCGGCGAGGATTTATGAAACCCATCGCTCGGAAGTAGCGGTTCGATGAAGTACCCTCCGAAAAAGAGTACTGGCAGGCCCTACCCCTGGAGGTGCGCCTACAGGCAGGGGTGGAGATGGCCTTCTTCTGGGCTCGCTTGCACGAGCAAGGCAGCGACAAAATTCATCCTGTAGCGCGCAAAAAGCCTCTCGCTCAGCCGAAATCTATAGAAGACCGCACGCAGAACAGCCCGCAACCATAGCCGTAGCGCAATTCGGAAAACAGCTCACGGTTTGAGGGGAATGCGGTGGCTGTAGTTTACGCTGTTGCCCTGGCGGATGCCCAGCCACAAGGCTTCTAGCGTGCCGGGAAGGGTCAGCTCGAGGCGCACCGGCCCGGACACATTCTGCCAGAAGCGTGGCTGCGACCCTACCGCCAGGGTGTAATTGCCGGCGGGAAGGTTGAGCAAGACTTGCTGGCCCGGCGCCTGGCTGTGCTCGAGAGTCTGCTGCAAACGCAAACCGCGCTCGCCGTTGCGGGTCGTCCACCAGGTCTGACCATCGAACACCGCGAAGCTCACCTCGGCTTTTGGAGGAAGCTCGAGGCGGTTCTGGATGGGCGGGTTGAGGCGGGCGTAGAGGTTGTTGCCCACAAAAATACCCACCGTACCGGAAGCCGTACCGGTAAGCAGCAGTACTGTGCGTTCGGCCTGGGCCGGGGTCAGGCGCACCTGGGGGTCAAAGGGCCGCCCAATGAAGTTCTGTACCACCATCACCTGCCGTCCCTGACGCACCAGGGCCACCCCCAGGTGGGTGAACTCGGGCTTGAGCAGGTTGGCCCGGTGTCCGGGGCTGTTCATCCAGCCCGTAAGCGAACGCCGGGGAATTTCTGCGTCCGGGTAGCCCTCGAAGCTGGCCAGGTTCTCCCCTACCGTGACCTCGAGCACGCCGGCAGCCCGCAGCCGCTCGGCAGCCCCCAGGCCATCGGGGTTCTGGTGAGCAAAAAAGCTGCGCCGGAGCATATCCCAGGCGTGGCCCAGGGCCGCTTTGTGGGCCAGTGTATCCCATTGCAAGGGCCGCAGACCCCGCTCGGTGCGCACCTGGTTGGTGCGCTTTAGCACCTCGAGCTCCAGGGCGCTCTGGGCCAGCGACACGCTCCCCAGCAGAAAAATGCCCAGCAGCCCGACCCGCCACATCCCCGCTTCCTATTGGGCCGGCACCAGACAGTAGATGAAACTCTGGCTGAAAGGTCTGGTCTCCAGAAGCCCGTTGACATCGGCCAGCGTAACCGCCTCGACCTTGCGGGCCACCTCGCTCAAGGGCTCGTAGGTCTGGTTGTACAGGTAGTTGATACCCACGCTCATCAGGCGTTGCATGGGGGTCTCGCCGGCAAACACCAGTGCGGCAGCCAGCTTGTTTTTGGCCCGCTCGAGTTCCTCCAGGCGCACCCCCTCGCGCTCGAGCCGGCCCAGTTCATCGCGTAGTACAGCCTTTACGGTTTCCTCGTTGGCGGGGTCGGTCTGGGCGTAGATGTAATAAAGCCCGGCCCCATCGGCCTCATCCACCCCTGCCCCCACCGACTCCACCAGGCCTTTATCGCTCAGGGCCCAGAAAAGGCGGCTGTTGCCCTCCTCGCCCAGGATGTTGGCCAGAATGTTGGCCGCATAACGGCGCGGATCCTGGGCCGAAACCCCCGGCGCCAGCAGCGCCAGGTAGGTCTGGGTGGCCTTGGGATAGGGTTCGCGCAGTTCGCCCACAGCGGGGTGCAAATCGGGATAATCCCTGCCGGCCTGACCCTTAGTCCAGGTCGCTGTGAGTTCTTGCACCTGCGCCAGGGTACGCTCCCAGTCCACCTTGCCCGCCAGGGTCAGCACCAGATTGGACGGCGCATAACGCCGGGTCTGATAGGCGGCCATCTGGTCGCGGGTCAGGGCAGAAATCGACCGGGTGGTGCCCAATACGCTGTTGCCCAGCGGATGCCCAGCAAAATAGCGGGCCCGCCCCCAGTCAAAAAGCATGATGTTGGGCCGGTCTTCGTAGAGGGCAATTTCCTCCAGGATGACCTGCTTTTCGGTGTCGAAGTCTTCCTGTCGCAGGGCCGGGCGCATCAGGTCGGTCCAGAGTTCCAGGAGCCTTGGGGCAAACTCGGGCAACACCGCGGCATAGTAGACGGTGTTCTCCTCCGAGGTATAGGCGTTGTACTGTGCCCCCATCTGGTCGAACTCGAGGTTCACCTGAAGGGCGTCGCGCCTTGCGC includes the following:
- a CDS encoding ATP-dependent nuclease subunit B, coding for MHLIVGPPASGKTTRLLELAYTYLQQRKRVWWVCLPAQKAYVYRRATENGAVLGLEVLTSQQLYYRLLAASFGLKPILTGPSRVALVGEALISGEGPLPSPGEARLFTRVIAEAKRNGVAPQQIPPLGPEARRLQKVYARYEELKTVWGRWDYDDFRAGALALLEQGPVQLERQTRPVQFVESASSRSKPAPIGLEPDLVVVDGFRELGVLELRLLQALSVHVPVWVGLPEAPPGLSPDAALHPRPTQTQIYRAQNPVSEARWVMRALKRDLALGYKALEVAVVAPESRIPALLTLADEYGLPLVDYRPRSAADTPEGRLLLELLELPDYPTPSRLLSVPDLAPLGRAALERSLVGNAAIARLAAELGLYDLWMAWLSRLKSPGEDGSAFDNRGAISQQSSLAWAEELLDSLPEVRHSPRRATLMERALEAHRIATGPDFRHWWAALLAETYEPHRPPGGVALLTPTLASGQRWKKLYLSYAVEGAYSTGEQEDYFVPEEWRMGLEEALRQAGGLLPKRFLGRDRLLLQELRARADEVIITYPEASQEGPLEPEPALVGRHPPPYLPRLPLASLLESAPSEGYQAPLGLVNLGPPRVEDLRRYSECSFQFWAQQLIPKPEAPPWWQTWVRELRKADKLVPARLQALSQQFPQAEGWMRHHYSLLGELSLGFRLQGQGLEAYLDGVLRKGSEAHIYRFVAPETPPKEAEEQVRDRWSERWAAGYLLSAFKGRIRRVHIWAWPVLGEPVRVYDKPVEAGWKKLEELLQKVQVVHKSHQAGEITPNPGFRCRSCGVKDMCREGRTG
- a CDS encoding c-type cytochrome; its protein translation is MPKRLPLLIFLALGSIAAGPAQPPTYYGEVAEILQANCAGCHAEGGIAPFPLDDARWARNMAAAIADSVKQGRMPPWPPGAGTPPLKDERKLSASAKAALIAWAQAGAPLGDPRPVAAKAAVPAPQPDLVATLNPPYTPDDALQDDYRCFLMPATFDRDTYMTGYKIIPGDKRSVHHVILFLIGPDMVEAALAKDRTEPGPGWKCFGGPGLSSDPRSIGGILGFWVPGGGATLLPEGTGRLLRAGSRVVMQVHYNTASGANPDATQMALYLAPQGVQLKRLVGMTLAAPVEIKCPPGLTGEQCTREYARARTELGFIADWIHLLCNTSIEGYAQRNVGDGSRQATSCDWTTQSAMEVYGVTAHMHLRGVEFKVEVNPGTAGARTLFYIPQWNFQWQGEYWYQTPLRLRQGDRVRVTCVHDNKSAIPGPGGEILPPRYMTWGEGTTDEMCLGSLFGVRE
- a CDS encoding SCO family protein translates to MKPPLRSIFLLGLFSLVWAHGGHYLPASGPGVADFKPPRALPSVELRSHENKAFVFPPKGPAVVLFGYTQCPDACPLTLGRLLPAYEALGAPPHLRLLLLSVDERDTPQTLQKYLRGFAPVQGLTGRPEAIRPIAEAASVEYNLAPGGRLIFHTDAMALLDAQGRLVRMLYGVSRLSTAKLKEEIAQLLR